One Burkholderia thailandensis E264 genomic window carries:
- the tssC gene encoding type VI secretion system contractile sheath large subunit, producing MQQLESSAEKVVVDQNNVNEDLKDILRRSFRPRTNEAAEAVQNAVETLLTYARRSRVVVREDVAQTIEQLVAELDKKISEQLTLVLHNKRFQSLEGAWRGLHYLVSNTDTSENLKIRYLNISKADLGKTLRRFKGVVWDQSPIFKMIYEQEYGQFGGEPFGCLIGDFYFDHSMQDVSILTEMSKISAAAHAPFIAAAAPGLLQMDDWSELSNPRDVSKIFTATEYAFWRRLRESNDSRYLALTLPRFLARVPYGPKTQPVEEFGFEEKVDPNRAEDFCWANSAYAMGANITRAFKTYGWCTKIRGVESGGAVEVLPKFVLPSQDREVDLHCPTEIAISDRREHELSESGLMPLVYRKNSDTAAFIGAKTVHRPAIYEDDDATANSNLSSRLPYIFATCRFAHYLKCIVRDKIGSFKSAEDTQRWLNDWLMNYVDGDPSISSEVTKSQRPLSAAEVVVDEIPENPGYYRAQFFLRPHFQLEGLTVSLRLVSKLPSTKQEVTT from the coding sequence ATGCAGCAGCTTGAATCGTCTGCCGAGAAGGTGGTCGTCGATCAGAACAATGTCAACGAGGATCTGAAGGACATCCTGCGCCGCTCGTTTCGGCCGCGCACCAACGAGGCGGCCGAGGCGGTGCAGAACGCCGTCGAGACCCTGCTCACGTATGCGCGGCGCAGCCGCGTCGTGGTTCGCGAGGATGTCGCGCAGACGATCGAGCAGTTGGTTGCCGAGCTCGACAAGAAGATTTCCGAGCAACTGACGCTCGTGCTGCACAACAAGCGCTTCCAGAGTCTCGAAGGCGCATGGCGCGGATTGCACTACCTCGTGTCGAACACCGACACGAGCGAGAACCTGAAGATCCGCTACCTGAACATCTCGAAAGCGGATCTCGGCAAGACGCTGCGGCGCTTCAAGGGCGTCGTGTGGGACCAGAGTCCGATTTTCAAGATGATCTACGAGCAGGAGTACGGCCAGTTCGGCGGCGAGCCGTTCGGCTGCCTGATCGGTGACTTCTACTTCGACCACAGCATGCAGGACGTGTCGATCCTCACCGAGATGTCGAAGATCTCGGCGGCCGCGCACGCGCCGTTCATCGCGGCCGCGGCGCCGGGCCTGCTGCAGATGGACGACTGGAGCGAGCTGTCGAATCCGCGCGACGTGTCGAAGATCTTTACCGCGACCGAATACGCGTTCTGGCGGCGCCTGCGCGAGAGCAACGACTCGCGCTACCTCGCGCTCACGCTGCCGCGCTTTCTCGCGCGCGTGCCGTATGGCCCGAAGACGCAGCCCGTCGAAGAGTTCGGATTCGAGGAGAAGGTCGATCCGAACCGCGCCGAGGACTTCTGCTGGGCGAACTCCGCCTATGCGATGGGCGCGAACATCACGCGCGCGTTCAAGACCTACGGCTGGTGCACGAAGATTCGCGGCGTCGAGTCGGGCGGCGCGGTCGAGGTGCTGCCGAAGTTCGTGCTGCCGTCGCAGGATCGCGAAGTCGATCTGCACTGCCCGACCGAAATCGCGATCTCGGACCGCCGCGAGCACGAGCTGTCGGAATCCGGCCTGATGCCGCTCGTGTATCGGAAGAACTCGGATACGGCTGCGTTCATCGGCGCGAAGACCGTGCACCGTCCGGCAATCTACGAGGACGACGACGCGACCGCGAACTCGAATCTGTCGTCGCGGCTGCCGTACATCTTCGCGACGTGCCGCTTCGCGCACTACCTGAAGTGCATCGTGCGCGACAAGATCGGTTCGTTCAAGTCGGCCGAGGACACGCAGCGTTGGCTCAACGACTGGCTGATGAACTACGTGGACGGCGACCCGAGCATCTCGAGCGAGGTGACGAAATCGCAGCGTCCGCTGTCGGCGGCGGAAGTGGTCGTCGACGAGATTCCGGAGAACCCCGGCTACTATCGCGCGCAGTTTTTCCTGCGCCCCCATTTCCAACTGGAGGGTTTGACCGTTTCTCTCCGGCTGGTTTCGAAGCTTCCGTCGACCAAGCAAGAGGTGACGACCTGA
- the tssF gene encoding type VI secretion system baseplate subunit TssF, which translates to MNFLDHYNDELRQLRDAGARFAKEHPQVASALGLHPDAVTDPFVERLLEGVAYLSARVQKRLDRECAEFAQQALGRICPLYMASTPAISTFAFHPDLGSPDAFRGNTLPRGSLVAAHLPGRKLPVMFSTARDVTLLPLRLASVECSRSITGLPSLLSQRLASSHAVLRFRFEVEGGASIAELAREDEGFKPLHLSLAGDLPRAYALHRAMLADTTAWYALVSTNRGDEVLTLPMSGIRLSGVDDAEALLPEEFGGLPGLRLLREYFAQPTRLLGVYVDALAAIAAKAPSARAFELFFALRDAPGDLVGDVDASQFRLFATPAINLYSKRFDPVPYDANQPEQWIPVDRMRPAAHHLWALTEVFVCETNGRAHRARSVLETAGYEGHEGSIRYGMRREDALLVDGVRRDRFDPLASHDLIAVSMVDDTLDPDDVATITGRALVADRDWRPTGLLDADLQLLDPTAVKRIECLWPASAPRGKPSVDACWEAVSHVGRNPLALHASQQQDVTARIVEQLLLAIDKDDALDRQRLESLRSVLLRSRFVAAGRATPTALVRATQVEIDIAESLHADRGGWLFGRLLAQALAEAATLNDGIEIVVRLDGEAASTHTNVAARDGRLA; encoded by the coding sequence ATGAATTTCCTCGATCACTACAACGACGAATTGCGCCAGCTGCGCGATGCCGGCGCGCGCTTTGCGAAAGAGCACCCGCAGGTCGCGTCGGCGCTCGGGCTGCATCCCGATGCGGTCACCGATCCGTTCGTCGAGCGGTTGCTCGAGGGCGTCGCGTATCTGTCGGCGCGCGTGCAGAAGCGGCTCGATCGCGAGTGCGCCGAGTTCGCGCAGCAGGCGCTCGGGCGCATCTGCCCGCTCTACATGGCGTCGACGCCCGCGATCTCGACGTTCGCGTTCCATCCGGATCTCGGCTCGCCCGACGCGTTTCGCGGCAATACGCTGCCGCGCGGCTCGCTCGTCGCCGCGCATCTGCCGGGCCGCAAGCTGCCGGTGATGTTCTCGACCGCGCGCGACGTCACGCTGCTGCCGCTGCGTCTGGCGTCGGTCGAGTGCAGCCGCAGCATCACCGGGCTGCCGTCGCTGCTCTCGCAGCGGCTGGCATCGTCGCATGCGGTGCTGCGCTTCAGGTTCGAGGTCGAAGGCGGCGCGTCGATCGCGGAGCTCGCGCGCGAGGACGAGGGTTTCAAGCCGCTGCATCTGAGTCTCGCGGGCGATCTGCCGCGCGCCTATGCGCTGCATCGCGCGATGCTCGCCGATACGACCGCGTGGTATGCGCTCGTGTCGACCAATCGCGGCGACGAGGTGCTGACGTTGCCGATGTCGGGCATCCGGCTGTCCGGCGTCGACGATGCGGAGGCGCTGCTGCCGGAGGAGTTCGGCGGCTTGCCCGGCCTGCGGCTGCTGCGCGAGTACTTCGCGCAGCCGACGCGTCTGCTCGGCGTCTACGTCGACGCGCTGGCGGCGATCGCCGCCAAGGCGCCGTCGGCGCGGGCGTTCGAGCTGTTCTTCGCATTACGCGACGCACCGGGCGATCTGGTCGGCGACGTTGACGCGAGCCAGTTCCGCCTGTTCGCGACGCCGGCGATCAATCTGTATTCCAAACGTTTCGATCCGGTGCCCTACGACGCGAATCAGCCCGAGCAGTGGATTCCCGTCGACCGGATGCGGCCCGCCGCGCATCACCTGTGGGCGCTGACCGAGGTGTTCGTGTGCGAGACCAACGGTCGAGCGCATCGCGCGCGCTCGGTGCTCGAGACGGCGGGCTATGAGGGCCACGAGGGCTCGATCCGCTACGGCATGCGGCGCGAGGATGCGCTGCTCGTCGACGGCGTGCGGCGTGATCGGTTCGATCCGCTCGCGAGCCACGACCTGATCGCCGTCTCGATGGTCGACGACACGCTCGACCCGGACGACGTCGCGACGATCACGGGCCGCGCGCTCGTGGCCGATCGCGACTGGCGTCCGACCGGGCTGCTCGACGCCGACCTGCAACTGCTCGATCCGACCGCCGTCAAGCGTATCGAGTGCCTGTGGCCGGCGAGCGCGCCGCGCGGCAAGCCGAGCGTCGACGCGTGCTGGGAAGCCGTGTCGCACGTCGGCCGCAATCCGCTCGCGCTGCACGCGTCGCAACAGCAGGACGTGACGGCGCGCATCGTCGAGCAACTGCTGCTCGCGATCGACAAGGACGATGCGCTCGACCGGCAACGGCTCGAGAGCCTGCGCTCGGTCCTGCTGCGCTCGCGCTTCGTCGCGGCGGGCCGGGCGACGCCCACCGCGCTCGTGCGCGCGACGCAAGTCGAGATCGATATCGCCGAATCGCTGCATGCGGATCGCGGCGGCTGGCTGTTCGGGCGGCTGCTCGCGCAGGCGCTCGCCGAGGCCGCGACGCTCAATGACGGCATCGAGATCGTCGTGCGCCTCGACGGCGAGGCGGCGAGCACGCACACGAACGTCGCGGCGCGCGACGGGAGGCTCGCATGA
- the tssG gene encoding type VI secretion system baseplate subunit TssG — translation MTTLERVSRALTPRRTFFELMRRVEALQRKHDKRLARKRRMPKWLRIEQPAEMHFASTEVERVHVALARFIEDDDHPQVTVVQRHFGLFAPYGPLPLHVTEHAMQEKRFERNAAFERFVNVVCGDLAWLHYSAWSSMHPVLGYERARNPFVERVTALADARRAQQEGGEPFEQHALACRRAFPGIYCAPRRSLADLQRMLCAYFGVALQVVPRHGRWVPVPAAQSHARRLGGWRLGARIWDVQHSVEIVVGPIEADEFYRWQRRAAAVMALSAVVTDFVDGRIYPVIKVQVWTRPELAGRVGCMRVGVDAWSRPNRALRTLTVFESFRD, via the coding sequence ATGACGACGCTCGAGCGCGTGAGCCGAGCGCTGACGCCGCGCCGCACGTTCTTCGAGCTGATGCGGCGCGTCGAAGCGCTGCAGCGCAAGCACGACAAGCGTTTGGCGCGTAAGCGCCGGATGCCGAAGTGGTTGCGCATCGAGCAGCCGGCGGAGATGCATTTCGCGAGCACGGAAGTCGAGCGCGTGCACGTGGCGCTCGCGCGCTTCATCGAGGACGACGATCACCCGCAGGTCACGGTGGTCCAGCGTCACTTCGGGTTGTTCGCGCCGTATGGGCCGCTGCCGCTGCACGTGACCGAGCACGCGATGCAGGAGAAGCGCTTCGAGCGCAACGCCGCGTTCGAGCGCTTCGTCAACGTCGTGTGCGGCGATCTCGCATGGCTGCATTACTCGGCGTGGTCGTCGATGCATCCGGTGCTCGGCTACGAGCGTGCGCGCAATCCGTTCGTCGAGCGCGTGACGGCGCTCGCCGATGCGCGCCGCGCGCAGCAGGAGGGCGGCGAGCCGTTCGAGCAGCACGCGCTCGCATGCCGGCGTGCGTTTCCGGGCATTTACTGCGCGCCGCGCCGCTCGCTTGCCGATCTGCAGCGGATGCTGTGCGCGTACTTCGGCGTCGCGCTGCAGGTCGTGCCGCGCCACGGCCGCTGGGTGCCGGTGCCGGCCGCGCAGAGCCATGCGCGGCGGCTTGGCGGATGGCGGCTCGGCGCGCGGATCTGGGACGTGCAGCATTCGGTCGAGATCGTCGTCGGTCCGATCGAGGCCGACGAGTTCTACCGGTGGCAACGCCGCGCGGCGGCAGTGATGGCGCTGTCCGCGGTCGTGACGGATTTCGTCGACGGACGAATTTACCCCGTCATCAAGGTTCAGGTGTGGACGCGCCCTGAACTCGCAGGAAGGGTTGGGTGCATGCGCGTCGGCGTCGACGCGTGGTCACGGCCGAATCGGGCGCTGCGCACCCTGACTGTCTTTGAATCTTTTCGGGACTAG
- a CDS encoding type VI secretion system Vgr family protein: protein MRLIELRSPLLDPDAVALSFVVHENLSQEPSYQLDLLSHDPDLDFDALLGSTLSADIDLGGGDIRTFNTHVFGGHDTGQMSGQYTYTLELRSWLSFLAENRNSRIFQNMSVPQIVEQVFQGHQRNGYRFELEGTYEPREYCVQFQETDLNFVKRLLEDEGIYFWVEHEPDRHVVVISDTQRFEDLPLPNETLEYLPDGEESRAIQGREGVQRLQRTRRIKASNVALRDFDYHAPSNKLDSDAQLVSPPNLEGIPLEYYDYAAGYREPEQGERLARLRLEAIQADSHMLVGEANARALATGRAFTLIGHPALGRNRRYYVTNSELTFIQDGPDSTSQGRNVAVKFRALADDQPYRPLLTTPRPEVPGIQSATVVGPEMSEVHTDKLGRIRVHFHWDRYKTTEADASCWIRVSQAWAGKGWGVIAMPRVGQEVLITYVDGDLDRPLVTGIVYNGENPTPYDLPKDIRYTGLVSRSIKRAGGYQNASQITFDDQRGAERVMIHAERDMQQTVERNSSTSIAQDLNLSVKGTATSVVGISVSFTGISVSYTGLSVSFTGVSASFTGVSTSFTGVSTSFTGVSTSFTGVSTSFIGVSTSFTGVDTGFKGVSTAMIGVSTSVVGSSNSVTGVSNSMTGISSSWTDVSMSTTGQSQSMTGVSLSYTGTSNSMTGTSTSVTGTSTSITGTSMSNTGSSTSITGTSMSTTGSSTSITGSSVSTTGSSVSTTGSSVSTTGSSVSTTGFSFSYTGASYSDVGIDLKKVGMQVKS from the coding sequence ATGCGTCTGATCGAACTGCGTAGTCCCCTGCTGGACCCGGATGCTGTGGCGCTGAGCTTCGTGGTGCACGAGAACCTGTCGCAGGAACCGTCGTATCAGCTCGACTTGCTGAGTCACGACCCGGATCTGGACTTCGACGCGCTGCTCGGCTCGACACTGTCGGCCGACATCGATCTGGGCGGCGGCGACATCCGGACGTTCAACACGCACGTGTTCGGCGGCCACGACACGGGGCAGATGAGCGGGCAGTACACGTACACGCTGGAGCTGCGGAGCTGGCTGTCGTTTCTCGCGGAGAACCGCAACAGCCGGATCTTCCAGAACATGAGCGTGCCGCAGATCGTCGAGCAGGTGTTCCAGGGCCATCAGCGCAACGGCTACCGGTTCGAACTGGAAGGCACGTACGAGCCGCGCGAGTACTGCGTGCAGTTCCAGGAAACGGATCTGAACTTCGTGAAGCGATTGCTGGAGGACGAAGGGATCTATTTCTGGGTCGAGCACGAGCCGGATCGGCATGTCGTGGTGATTTCGGACACGCAGCGCTTCGAGGATCTGCCGCTGCCGAACGAAACGCTCGAGTATTTGCCGGACGGCGAGGAATCGCGGGCGATCCAGGGGCGCGAAGGCGTGCAGCGGCTGCAGCGCACGCGCCGGATCAAGGCAAGCAACGTCGCGCTGCGCGACTTCGACTATCACGCGCCGTCGAACAAGCTCGACAGCGACGCACAGCTGGTGTCGCCGCCGAATCTCGAAGGGATTCCGCTCGAGTACTACGACTATGCGGCCGGCTACCGCGAGCCGGAGCAAGGGGAGCGTCTCGCGCGGCTGCGGCTCGAAGCGATCCAGGCGGATTCGCACATGCTCGTCGGCGAGGCGAACGCGCGCGCGCTGGCGACGGGCCGGGCGTTCACGCTGATCGGGCATCCGGCGCTGGGCCGCAATCGTCGGTACTACGTGACGAACAGCGAGCTGACGTTCATTCAGGACGGGCCGGACAGCACGTCGCAGGGGCGCAACGTCGCGGTGAAGTTCCGCGCGCTCGCCGACGATCAGCCGTATCGGCCGCTCTTGACGACGCCGCGCCCCGAGGTGCCGGGCATCCAGAGCGCGACGGTGGTGGGGCCGGAGATGTCGGAGGTGCATACCGACAAGCTCGGGCGCATCCGCGTGCACTTCCACTGGGACCGCTACAAGACGACCGAAGCGGACGCCTCGTGCTGGATTCGCGTGTCGCAGGCGTGGGCCGGCAAGGGCTGGGGCGTGATCGCGATGCCGCGGGTCGGGCAGGAAGTGCTGATCACGTACGTCGACGGCGATCTCGACCGTCCGCTCGTGACGGGCATCGTCTACAACGGCGAAAACCCGACGCCTTACGATTTGCCGAAAGACATCCGCTACACGGGTCTCGTTTCACGTTCGATCAAGCGCGCCGGCGGCTACCAGAACGCAAGCCAGATCACGTTCGACGATCAGCGCGGCGCGGAGCGCGTGATGATCCACGCGGAGCGCGACATGCAGCAGACGGTCGAGCGCAACAGCTCCACGTCGATCGCGCAGGACTTGAATCTGTCGGTGAAGGGCACGGCGACGTCGGTCGTCGGGATCTCGGTCAGCTTCACGGGCATCTCGGTGTCGTACACGGGGCTGTCGGTGAGCTTCACGGGCGTATCGGCGAGTTTCACCGGCGTGAGCACATCGTTTACCGGCGTGAGCACGAGTTTCACCGGCGTGTCGACGTCGTTTACCGGCGTGAGCACGAGCTTCATCGGCGTGTCGACGTCGTTTACCGGTGTCGATACAGGCTTCAAGGGCGTGTCGACGGCGATGATCGGTGTCTCGACCAGCGTCGTGGGTTCCAGCAATTCCGTGACGGGCGTGTCGAACAGCATGACGGGCATCTCGTCGTCGTGGACCGACGTCAGCATGTCGACGACCGGGCAGTCGCAGAGCATGACCGGCGTATCGCTGTCGTACACGGGCACGTCGAACAGCATGACGGGCACGAGCACGTCGGTGACGGGCACGTCGACGAGCATCACGGGCACGTCGATGTCGAACACGGGCAGCTCGACGAGCATCACGGGCACGTCGATGTCGACGACGGGCAGCTCGACGAGCATCACCGGCTCCAGCGTG
- the tssH gene encoding type VI secretion system ATPase TssH: protein MNRERIFNCLGRTTYAALVDATALGRSRRHAFIDLDHWALCLLQREQSDLARLFEQFGSDVGEAKRRMEKALDGFDVSGDSLRDISSSLERSVGPAVIWSQIAARAGKVRSGHLLLAWLDEDLTRRWLQQRVPNGITSVALDEVVKRYEALAPGWTETDEAPAALDGGALGAEAGEAGADGTSDALAKWATCVTEQAARGELDPVVGRDDELRTVIDILSRRRQNNPILVGEAGVGKTAVVEALAQKIHAGAVPPGLIGAQVWALDLARMQAGAGVRGEFEQRLKSLIDAVIASAAPIILFCDETHTLIGAGGAAGTGDAANLIKPMLARGQLRMVAATTWSEYKQYIEPDAALVRRFQAVPVDEPSDDAAVDMLRTIAPRFAAHHGVRIVDSALRGAVELSRRYLPARQLPDKAISLLDTACARVAMSQNCAPAELERLQHQAFAIGQTLDWRASDRRMGVRTPGDEAELEGRQASLVQQAATLETVVDAQRDEVRSWLARLNDETHVSADSDGDSFAARIGANRWVRPWVDEHVVSEVLAEWTGVPVAQLAQDDAQRVVELEGALNAGIHGQTGAMRSIAQALQVSHSGLNDPRRPLGVMLLAGPTGTGKSQAAAKLAELLFGGERNLLQFNMNEFQEAHTVSTLKGAPPGYVGYGKGGRLTEAVRKKPYSVLLLDEFDRAHPDIHEVFYQVFDQGWMEDGEGRRISFRNCLILLTSNLGDVEIEAACKADPQISQAKLDKLVGERLQGRFSPALLARIQLVAFRPLDVDALTGIATQALDELGERLAENDLQWRADEGVASWVAHAVSQHPANGRAVRDLLRQHVMPAVARGVLAARAEGRALKTVRLSAHEKLSLVFDEDALEIGGTDAASLGEQAEAAAREAAASAAAHGAPEAHDAPESRDVHEANGDMRAEADDERPADAHHPDETTSANAGTTGEPSCV from the coding sequence GTGAATCGCGAACGCATATTCAACTGTCTCGGCCGCACGACCTATGCGGCCCTTGTCGATGCGACGGCGCTAGGCCGATCCCGTCGGCATGCCTTCATCGATCTCGATCACTGGGCACTGTGCCTGCTGCAGCGCGAGCAGAGCGATCTCGCGCGGCTGTTCGAGCAGTTCGGCAGCGATGTCGGCGAAGCGAAGCGCCGGATGGAGAAGGCGCTGGACGGCTTCGACGTGAGCGGCGACTCGCTGCGCGACATCTCCAGCTCGCTCGAGCGCAGCGTCGGGCCGGCCGTCATCTGGAGCCAGATCGCGGCGCGCGCGGGCAAGGTGCGCTCCGGCCACCTGTTGCTCGCGTGGCTCGACGAGGATCTGACGCGCCGCTGGTTGCAGCAGCGCGTGCCGAACGGCATCACGTCGGTCGCGCTCGACGAGGTGGTGAAGCGCTATGAGGCGCTCGCGCCCGGCTGGACGGAAACCGACGAAGCGCCCGCGGCGCTCGACGGCGGCGCGCTTGGCGCGGAAGCGGGCGAGGCCGGCGCCGACGGCACGAGCGACGCGCTCGCGAAATGGGCGACGTGCGTGACCGAGCAGGCCGCGCGCGGCGAGCTCGATCCCGTGGTCGGCCGCGACGATGAATTGCGCACGGTGATCGACATCCTGTCGCGCCGCCGCCAGAACAACCCGATTCTCGTCGGCGAGGCAGGCGTGGGCAAGACGGCCGTCGTCGAGGCGCTCGCGCAGAAGATCCACGCGGGCGCGGTGCCGCCGGGCCTCATCGGCGCGCAGGTGTGGGCGCTCGATCTGGCGCGGATGCAGGCGGGCGCGGGCGTGCGCGGCGAGTTCGAGCAGCGCCTGAAATCGCTGATCGACGCGGTGATCGCGTCGGCCGCGCCGATCATCCTGTTCTGCGACGAGACGCATACGCTGATCGGCGCGGGCGGCGCGGCCGGCACGGGCGACGCGGCGAACCTGATCAAGCCGATGCTCGCGCGCGGCCAGTTGCGGATGGTCGCCGCGACGACGTGGTCCGAATACAAGCAGTACATCGAGCCGGATGCGGCGCTCGTGCGGCGCTTCCAGGCTGTTCCGGTCGACGAGCCGAGCGACGACGCGGCGGTCGACATGCTGCGCACGATCGCGCCGCGCTTCGCGGCGCACCACGGCGTGCGGATCGTGGATTCGGCGCTGCGCGGCGCGGTCGAGCTGTCGCGCCGCTATCTGCCCGCGCGGCAGTTGCCGGACAAGGCGATCAGCCTGCTCGACACCGCGTGCGCGCGCGTCGCGATGAGTCAGAACTGCGCGCCCGCCGAGCTCGAGCGCTTGCAGCATCAGGCGTTCGCGATCGGCCAGACGCTCGATTGGCGTGCGAGCGACCGCCGCATGGGCGTGCGCACGCCGGGCGACGAAGCCGAGCTCGAGGGCCGCCAGGCGAGCCTCGTCCAGCAGGCGGCCACGCTCGAGACGGTCGTCGACGCGCAGCGCGACGAAGTGCGTTCGTGGCTCGCGCGTCTGAACGACGAGACGCATGTGTCTGCCGACAGCGACGGCGATTCGTTCGCCGCGCGCATCGGCGCGAATCGCTGGGTGCGGCCGTGGGTCGACGAGCACGTCGTGTCGGAGGTGCTCGCCGAGTGGACGGGCGTGCCCGTCGCGCAGCTCGCGCAGGACGACGCGCAGCGCGTGGTCGAGCTCGAGGGGGCGCTCAATGCGGGCATCCACGGGCAGACGGGCGCGATGCGCTCGATCGCGCAGGCGCTGCAGGTGTCGCATTCGGGGCTCAACGATCCGCGCCGGCCGCTCGGCGTGATGCTGCTCGCCGGCCCGACCGGCACCGGCAAGAGCCAGGCCGCGGCGAAGCTCGCCGAGCTGCTGTTCGGCGGCGAGCGCAACCTGCTGCAGTTCAACATGAACGAGTTTCAGGAAGCGCACACGGTGTCGACGCTCAAGGGCGCGCCGCCCGGATACGTCGGTTACGGCAAGGGCGGGCGCTTGACCGAGGCGGTTCGCAAGAAGCCGTACAGCGTGCTGCTGCTCGACGAATTCGACCGCGCGCATCCGGACATTCATGAGGTGTTCTATCAAGTCTTCGATCAGGGCTGGATGGAGGATGGCGAGGGCCGTCGGATCAGCTTCCGCAACTGCCTGATCCTGTTGACGAGCAATCTCGGCGACGTCGAGATCGAAGCGGCGTGCAAGGCCGATCCGCAGATTTCGCAGGCGAAGCTCGACAAGCTCGTCGGCGAACGGCTGCAGGGGCGCTTCTCGCCCGCGCTGCTCGCGCGGATTCAGCTCGTCGCGTTCCGTCCGCTCGACGTCGACGCGCTGACCGGCATCGCGACGCAGGCGCTCGACGAACTCGGCGAGCGCCTCGCGGAGAACGATCTGCAATGGCGCGCGGACGAAGGCGTCGCGTCGTGGGTCGCGCACGCGGTGTCGCAGCATCCGGCGAACGGGCGCGCGGTGCGCGACCTGCTGCGCCAGCACGTGATGCCGGCCGTCGCGCGCGGCGTGCTCGCCGCGCGGGCCGAAGGGCGCGCGCTGAAGACCGTGCGGCTGTCCGCGCACGAGAAGCTGTCGCTCGTGTTCGACGAGGATGCGCTGGAGATCGGCGGCACCGATGCGGCCTCGCTCGGCGAGCAGGCGGAGGCGGCGGCGCGCGAGGCTGCGGCGTCCGCTGCGGCGCACGGCGCACCCGAAGCGCATGACGCACCTGAGTCGCGTGACGTGCATGAAGCGAACGGCGACATGCGTGCCGAAGCGGACGACGAACGTCCGGCCGATGCGCATCATCCCGACGAAACGACCTCGGCGAACGCCGGCACGACGGGAGAACCGTCATGCGTCTGA
- a CDS encoding Hcp family type VI secretion system effector: protein MANALVDYFLQIDGVEGESTDSQYPGLIQIQSWQWAEENSGRWGFGSGGGAGKVEMKDFEFRMVSNKASPKLFLMCATGEHIQNAKLICRKSGKGQQEFLTISFASGLVSSFRTLGNMPISQLGHASGEVDGVLPTDQIRINFAQIEFEYREQRNDGTMGAVIKAGYDLKQNAPI, encoded by the coding sequence ATGGCAAATGCTTTGGTTGATTACTTCTTGCAGATCGACGGCGTCGAGGGTGAGTCGACCGATTCGCAATATCCCGGTCTGATCCAGATTCAGAGCTGGCAGTGGGCGGAAGAGAACTCGGGCCGCTGGGGCTTCGGCAGCGGCGGCGGCGCGGGCAAGGTCGAGATGAAGGACTTCGAGTTCCGCATGGTGTCGAACAAGGCTTCGCCGAAGCTGTTCCTGATGTGTGCGACGGGTGAGCACATCCAGAACGCGAAGCTGATCTGCCGCAAGTCGGGCAAGGGCCAGCAGGAATTCCTGACGATCTCGTTCGCGAGCGGCCTCGTCTCGTCGTTCCGCACGCTCGGCAACATGCCGATCTCGCAGCTCGGCCACGCTAGCGGCGAAGTCGACGGCGTGCTGCCGACCGACCAGATCCGGATCAACTTCGCCCAGATCGAGTTCGAGTACCGCGAGCAGCGCAACGACGGCACGATGGGCGCAGTGATCAAGGCCGGATACGACCTCAAGCAGAACGCCCCGATCTAA
- a CDS encoding GPW/gp25 family protein, with translation MSDLQLYNKLSRRIRRHSLQEVVADHLVDLMNHAIRGARMRIADDSPAAHSVLNFGCPPMQMAGATKINPVHAAAHICEVIRRFEPRVDPVATTVKPRTESRKRLAQTIYFDVSMKAREDGAELRASLALDYLSGYFSLADDH, from the coding sequence GTGAGCGATCTTCAACTCTACAACAAGCTGTCGAGACGGATTCGTCGCCATTCGCTTCAAGAGGTCGTGGCCGATCACTTGGTCGATCTGATGAATCACGCGATCCGCGGTGCGCGCATGCGCATCGCGGACGACAGCCCGGCCGCGCATTCGGTGTTGAACTTCGGCTGTCCGCCGATGCAGATGGCCGGCGCGACGAAGATCAATCCGGTTCACGCGGCCGCGCACATCTGCGAGGTGATTCGTCGCTTCGAGCCGCGCGTGGATCCCGTTGCCACGACGGTCAAACCTCGGACCGAGAGCCGCAAGCGCCTCGCGCAGACGATCTATTTCGATGTATCGATGAAGGCGCGCGAAGACGGAGCCGAGCTCAGGGCGAGCCTCGCGCTCGATTACCTGAGCGGCTATTTCAGCCTGGCGGACGACCATTGA